A stretch of Hemitrygon akajei unplaced genomic scaffold, sHemAka1.3 Scf000049, whole genome shotgun sequence DNA encodes these proteins:
- the LOC140721002 gene encoding uncharacterized protein, with product MAHQRVQTGVRPFTCSDCGMRFTRSSTLQSHQRVHTGEKPFTCSDCGKGFTLSSHLLTHQRVHTGEKPFTCSVCGKRFTQSSHLQIHQRVHTGEKPFICSECGKRFTDSSTLQRHQRVHTGERPFTCSVCGKGFINSSSLLTHQRVHTGEKPFTCSECGKGFTRLSSLQSHQHVHTGEKPFICSDCGKGFTRSFDLMAHQRVHTGERPFTCSDCGKGFTLASILVRHQRLHTGEKPFNCSVCEKRFINSSSLLTHQRVHTGEKPFTCSVCGKGFTQSSHLQSHQKVHTGEKPFTCSECGKRFTDSSTLQRHQKVHTGEKPFTCSVCGKGFTRSSHLLTHQRVHTGEKPFTCSVCGKKFTSSSNLQRHQSVHTGEKPFTCSVCGKGFTQSSKLKVHQRVHTGEKPFTCSVCGKGFTRSFHLLTHQRVHTGEKPFTCSVCGKRFTDSSNLQRHQSVHTGEKPFTCSVCGKGFTSSSNLLSHQSVHTGEKPFTCSVCGKGFIRSSKLKSSSVGS from the exons atggcacaccagcgagttcagacTGGGGtgcggccgttcacttgctcggactgtgggatgagattcactcggtcatccaccctacagagtcaccagcgagttcacactggggagaagccattcacctgctcagactgtgggaagggattcactttgtcatctcacctactgacacaccagcgagttcacactggggagaagccgttcacctgctcagtctgtgggaagagattcactcagtcatcccacctacagatacatcagcgagttcacactggggagaagccattcatctgctcagaatgtgggaagagattcactgattcatccaccctacagagacaccagcgagttcacactggggagaggccgttcacctgctcagtctgtgggaagggattcatcaactcttccagcctactgacacaccagcgagttcacactggggagaagccattcacctgctcagaatgtgggaagggattcactcggttatccagcctgcagagtcatcagcatgttcacactggggagaagccgttcatctgctcagactgtgggaagggattcactcggtcatttgacctaatggctcaccagcgagttcacaccggggagcggccgtttacctgctcagactgtgggaagggattcactttggcaTCAATACTAGTGAGacaccagcgacttcacactggggagaagccgttcaactgctcagtctgtgagaagagattcatcaactcttccagcctactgacacaccagcgagttcacactggggagaagccattcacctgctcagtctgcgggaagggatttactcagtcatcccacctacagagtcaccagaaagttcacactggggagaagccattcacctgctcagaatgtgggaagagattcactgattcatccaccctacagagacaccagaaagttcacactggggagaagccattcacctgctcagtctgtgggaagggattcactcggtcatctcacctactgacacaccagcgagttcacactggggagaagccattcacctgctcagtctgtgggaagaaattcacttcgtcatccaacctgcagagacatcagtcagttcacactggggagaaaccgttcacctgctcagtctgtgggaagggattcactcaatcatctaaactgaaggtacatcagcgagttcacactggggagaaaccgttcacctgctcagtctgtgggaagggattcactcggtcatttcacctgctgacacaccagcgagttcacactggggagaagccattcacctgctcagtctgtgggaagagattcactgattcatccaacctgcagagacatcagtcagttcacaccggggagaaaccattcacctgctcagtctgtgggaagggattcacttcgtcatccaacctgctgagtcatcagtcagttcacactggggagaaaccgttcacctgctcagtctgtggaaagggattcattcggtcatctaaactgaag tCGTCTTCTGTTGGttcctaa
- the LOC140720978 gene encoding uncharacterized protein, which yields MAHQQAHSGERLFTCSDCGKGFTRSSKLKIHQRVYTGERPFTCSDSGKGFTGSSHLQLHRSVHTGERPFTCSDCGKGFTFSSQLKVHQRVHTGERPFNCSDCGKGFTQSSELKVHQRVHTGERPFICSDCGKGYTSSYQLKVHQRVHTGERPFTCSVCGKGFTQSSVLKVHQRVHTGERPFTCSVCGKGFTQSSELKVHQRVHTGERPFTCSVCGKGFTQSSVLKVHQRVHTGERPFTCSDCGKGFTCSSKLTVHQLVHTGERPFTCSVCGKGFTQSSELKVHQRVHTGERPFTCSDCGKGFTRSSDLKAHQRVHTGERPFSCSDCGKGFTCSSQLRVHQRVHTGERPFTCSVCGKGFTQSSQLMMHQSVHTGERPFACSDCGKLFTSLSQLKVHQRVHSGERPFTCSDCGKGFTSSSQLKVHQRVHTGEWPFTCSDCGKGFALSSHLLTHRRVHTREKPFTCSDCGKGFSQSSKLKVHQRVHTGERPFTCSYCGKGFTQSSILMTHQQVHSGERPFTCSNCGKGFTRSSHLQSHQSVHTGEWPFTCSDCGKGFTCSSKLKVHQRVHTGRGRSPAQCVGRD from the coding sequence ATGGCACACCAGCAAGCTCACAGtggagagaggctgttcacctgctcagactgtgggaagggattcactcgctcatctaaactgaagatacatcagcgagtttacactggggagagaccatttacctgctcagactctgggaagggattcactggatCATCCCACCTACAGTTGCACAGgtctgttcacactggggagaggccgttcacttgctcagactgtgggaagggattcacgttttcatcccaactgaaggtacatcagcgagttcacactggagagaggccattcaactgctcagactgtgggaagggattcactcagtcatctgaactgaaggtacatcagcgagttcacactggggagaggccgttcatctgctcggactgtgggaagggatacacTTCTTCGtaccaactgaaggtacatcagcgagttcacactggagagaggccattcacctgctcagtgtgtgggaagggtttcactcagtcatctgtactgaaggtacatcagcgagttcacactggagagaggccattcacctgctcagtgtgtgggaagggattcactcagtcatctgaactgaaggtacatcagagagttcacactggggagaggccgttcacctgctcagtctgtgggaagggattcactcagtcatctgtactgaaggtacatcagcgagttcacaccggagagaggccgttcacctgctcagactgtgggaagggattcacttgctcatctaaactgacgGTACatcagctagttcacactggggagaggccattcacctgctcagtgtgtgggaagggattcactcagtcatctgaactgaaggtacatcagcgagtccacaccggggagaggccattcacctgctcagactgcgggaagggattcactcgctcatctGATCTgaaggcacaccagcgagttcacactggggagaggccgttcagctgctcagactgtgggaagggattcacttgctcatcccaactgagggtacatcagcgagttcacactggagagaggccgttcacctgctcagtgtgtgggaagggattcactcagtcatctcagctGATGatgcaccagtcagttcacactggcgagaggccattcgcttgctcagactgtgggaagctaTTCACTTCTTtgtcccaactgaaggtacatcagcgagttcacagtggggagaggccattcacttgctcagactgtgggaagggattcacttcttcgtcccaactgaaggtacatcagcgagttcacactggtgagtggccgttcacctgctcagactgtgggaagggatttgctctGTCATCTCACCTACTAACACATCGgagagttcacactagggagaagccgttcacctgctcagactgtgggaagggattttctcagtcatctaaactgaaggtacatcagcgagttcacactggggagagaccgttcacctgctcatattgtgggaagggattcactcagtcatccatcctaatgacacaccagcaagttcacagtggcgagcggccattcacctgctcaaactgtgggaagggattcactcggtcatctcatctacagagtcatcagtcagttcacactggggagtggcccttcacctgctcagactgtgggaagggattcacttgctcatctaaactgaaggtacatcagcgagttcacactgggagaggccgttcaccagctcagtgtgtgggaagggattga